The Rhodocytophaga rosea genome has a segment encoding these proteins:
- a CDS encoding fatty acid desaturase family protein: MKEEIVYPIPYRLNLTIGGSCFAGALLVLYMGSHTEKMLYQSGLAILFAILMIPLYSLIHEAEHDMMHPNRKLNYWLGVVLSWIFVAPFTFIRKCHLNHHKHNRTDYEMWDLYYAHQQKWLRQGYFYIVRLGMEWIMIVVAVVLFALLPKLVFSKLFSWNHEIKGIIQGANKDKLLVKIRLESYLVIAFQFIIFFLLKLDIYFLIGAYFCHAFVWSSQNYVTHAFSPRDIINGAHNLKMPLLVRYLYLNFNIHLAHHQYPKMPWIYLPKCIQSTTKELSFWHIYIKLWLGPELTREPSPVADKEIHSA, encoded by the coding sequence ATGAAAGAGGAGATTGTTTATCCTATTCCTTACCGCCTTAATTTGACAATTGGAGGTAGCTGTTTTGCAGGTGCTTTGCTGGTTTTATATATGGGTTCGCACACAGAGAAGATGCTTTATCAATCTGGTTTAGCCATATTGTTTGCTATACTCATGATACCGCTGTACTCCTTGATTCATGAAGCTGAGCATGATATGATGCATCCAAACCGCAAACTGAATTATTGGCTGGGTGTGGTGCTTTCATGGATATTTGTTGCCCCTTTTACTTTTATCCGCAAGTGCCATTTAAACCACCATAAACATAACCGTACAGACTATGAGATGTGGGATTTATATTATGCACATCAACAGAAATGGCTTAGGCAGGGCTATTTTTATATAGTCCGCCTGGGCATGGAATGGATAATGATCGTGGTAGCTGTTGTATTGTTTGCCCTGCTTCCCAAACTGGTTTTTTCTAAACTTTTCAGCTGGAATCATGAAATTAAAGGAATTATACAGGGTGCTAATAAAGATAAACTGCTTGTTAAGATCCGCCTGGAAAGCTATCTTGTTATTGCTTTCCAGTTCATTATATTTTTTCTGCTGAAACTGGATATATATTTTCTGATTGGGGCTTATTTCTGCCATGCTTTTGTGTGGTCGTCTCAAAATTATGTAACGCATGCTTTTTCGCCCAGAGATATCATAAATGGAGCACATAACCTGAAAATGCCGTTGCTTGTCAGGTATTTATATCTGAATTTTAATATACACCTTGCGCATCACCAGTATCCCAAAATGCCCTGGATTTATTTGCCAAAATGTATTCAATCCACTACTAAAGAACTTTCTTTCTGGCACATTTATATAAAGTTATGGTTAGGGCCCGAACTCACCCGGGAACCTTCCCCGGTAGCTGACAAAGAAATTCATTCCGCCTGA
- a CDS encoding long-chain fatty aldehyde decarbonylase: protein METQIMINSDTVRRRKVIADVLSQAISGELVGMSNFASLAGLMADIHEKMEAVEHAESERQHALGFQRIASANDLPVVANIEGVYWKTLRDKFLKYAQKGDFIACLIIQEVMLESFAVSMYKDAGEAIGGEIGALLLQTSDQEKEHLSHATEILQQELQLNKSLFIQKFKAIHEDVMTILAQWTASTDSMGHCGVCNGNCMKDDLDEIGLSIRYVRANALRTYARALDAIGLPGEETTVWIVNLPF, encoded by the coding sequence ATGGAAACCCAAATCATGATAAATTCTGACACAGTCAGGCGCAGAAAAGTAATTGCAGATGTATTATCGCAGGCCATTAGTGGAGAACTGGTAGGCATGTCTAATTTTGCTTCGCTTGCCGGCCTTATGGCGGATATTCACGAAAAAATGGAAGCGGTAGAACATGCAGAAAGTGAAAGGCAGCATGCGCTGGGCTTTCAGAGGATAGCTAGTGCCAATGATTTACCTGTTGTGGCCAATATTGAAGGCGTATATTGGAAAACGCTGCGGGATAAATTTTTGAAATATGCCCAAAAAGGTGATTTTATTGCTTGCCTGATTATTCAGGAAGTGATGCTTGAATCGTTTGCTGTGTCGATGTACAAAGATGCCGGAGAGGCCATAGGGGGTGAAATAGGTGCCTTATTACTTCAGACCTCTGACCAGGAAAAAGAGCACCTGAGCCATGCTACTGAAATTTTGCAACAGGAGTTGCAGCTCAATAAGTCATTATTTATTCAAAAGTTCAAAGCTATTCATGAAGATGTAATGACCATATTGGCCCAATGGACAGCTTCTACAGATTCGATGGGACATTGCGGAGTATGTAATGGCAATTGTATGAAAGATGATCTGGATGAGATCGGGCTTTCCATTCGTTATGTGCGGGCTAATGCCCTGAGGACTTATGCCCGGGCACTGGATGCTATTGGGTTGCCAGGAGAAGAAACAACGGTATGGATTGTTAATCTTCCCTTTTAA
- a CDS encoding GNAT family N-acetyltransferase, which translates to MIRIAEPSDNEPLLVLTASNPMQGSISLRIDRKPDFFSLLEARGKSITYVLEKNSRIIGSFSASKNKVFVNKQATDLYYLSDLKIDNAFRSQVYAFKLVSQMQHYLQSQGADLLFCTVADGNNRVLPVFEGRAALPVFHILGKFSVYQFLPARKPVKNSTYQICQQAFDADLLKQFNQFYQQYQLGKILCADPVQSQAVLVAYIQKQPVAAITLIDTLPYKQNVIIGLKPYLKMLVYTVNSLGKVLPLFPLPEIGEAIKILYINNFYCLKGQEAALLDLVNQARHQAFTGNFHFVSIGLHEKDPLLSCFKQFYKFEFKSVGYITSLKNNTALLNEIMAGVPFEDYSLV; encoded by the coding sequence ATGATCAGAATTGCTGAACCCTCCGATAACGAACCATTACTGGTACTCACCGCCAGCAATCCCATGCAGGGCAGCATATCTCTGCGCATTGACAGGAAGCCTGATTTTTTTAGTCTTCTGGAGGCGAGAGGAAAAAGTATTACGTATGTTCTGGAAAAGAACAGCCGGATTATAGGAAGTTTTTCAGCTTCAAAAAATAAGGTTTTTGTCAATAAACAAGCAACAGACCTGTATTACTTAAGTGATTTGAAAATAGATAATGCTTTCCGGTCACAGGTATACGCCTTTAAGCTGGTTTCTCAGATGCAGCACTATCTGCAATCACAAGGAGCAGACCTGCTTTTTTGTACAGTGGCTGATGGCAATAACCGGGTGCTGCCAGTTTTTGAAGGCCGTGCAGCTCTTCCGGTTTTCCATATATTGGGAAAATTTAGTGTATATCAATTTCTGCCTGCCAGAAAGCCTGTAAAAAATAGTACGTATCAGATTTGCCAGCAAGCATTTGATGCTGATCTACTTAAACAATTTAATCAGTTTTATCAGCAGTATCAGTTAGGGAAAATTTTATGTGCAGATCCAGTGCAAAGCCAGGCAGTACTTGTGGCATATATTCAAAAACAGCCAGTTGCTGCCATTACACTTATAGATACGTTGCCTTACAAGCAGAATGTAATAATTGGCCTGAAGCCCTATCTAAAAATGCTGGTATATACTGTAAATAGTTTGGGTAAAGTGCTGCCTTTGTTCCCATTGCCGGAGATTGGAGAGGCTATTAAGATTCTGTATATAAATAATTTTTATTGCCTGAAAGGCCAGGAGGCTGCATTGTTAGACCTGGTAAATCAGGCCAGGCATCAGGCATTTACGGGAAATTTTCATTTTGTAAGCATAGGCTTACATGAAAAAGATCCTCTTCTGTCCTGCTTCAAACAGTTCTACAAATTTGAATTCAAATCTGTAGGATACATTACAAGTTTAAAAAATAACACAGCCTTGCTTAACGAAATAATGGCTGGCGTTCCTTTTGAAGATTATTCACTGGTTTAA
- a CDS encoding patatin-like phospholipase family protein, with product MNPSKPKKYKSILSIDGGGVRGIIAAQILATLEHRLQARTGNPESRLADYFDLIAGTGTGAILACAYLSPVKPHIHSARFNASQVVDLYVKYAATIFNETFDHKIVSLGGLIDEKYSSTEIEKVFNSYFEDLHLKHLLKPCLITAYDITKRNAYFFNRTSAMDKPSADFFVRDVARAATALPTYFECKEIQSFSGVGYTLIDGSIFANNPALCAFTEARKIFSQQEPQLRSLPIEQLLIFSLGTGLPKTQYTYEDAKDWGLAAWSKPIIDIAATANAETVDYHLSQLYENIGKSNQYLRINPELPIDIEADIDNAEPENLTSLKELGITLTEEYEDKIDEFVKLLLATV from the coding sequence ATGAATCCATCTAAACCGAAAAAATACAAAAGCATCCTTTCCATTGATGGAGGAGGCGTAAGAGGAATTATTGCTGCACAAATACTGGCTACGCTGGAACACAGGCTTCAGGCCAGAACCGGAAATCCCGAAAGCCGCCTTGCTGATTATTTCGACCTGATTGCAGGAACCGGTACCGGTGCTATTCTGGCTTGTGCCTATCTCAGTCCGGTAAAGCCGCATATTCATTCGGCACGGTTTAATGCCAGTCAGGTAGTGGATCTCTATGTGAAATATGCGGCTACAATTTTTAATGAAACCTTCGATCATAAGATTGTAAGCCTGGGTGGTTTAATTGATGAGAAATATTCTTCTACCGAGATTGAAAAAGTATTCAACAGCTATTTTGAAGACCTGCACCTAAAACATCTGCTCAAGCCCTGCCTGATCACCGCCTACGATATTACTAAACGGAATGCTTATTTTTTTAACCGGACCAGTGCCATGGATAAGCCATCCGCCGATTTTTTTGTGCGCGATGTAGCCAGGGCTGCTACGGCTTTGCCCACTTATTTTGAGTGTAAAGAAATCCAGTCTTTTTCCGGCGTAGGATATACCTTAATAGATGGAAGTATATTTGCCAATAACCCTGCTTTATGTGCCTTTACAGAAGCCCGTAAGATATTTTCTCAACAGGAGCCGCAACTCAGGTCACTGCCTATCGAACAATTGCTTATTTTTTCTCTGGGAACCGGGTTGCCTAAAACGCAATATACTTACGAGGATGCCAAAGACTGGGGATTAGCCGCATGGAGCAAACCTATTATTGACATTGCCGCTACAGCCAATGCAGAAACGGTTGACTATCATTTGAGCCAGTTATATGAAAACATCGGTAAAAGCAATCAGTACCTGCGCATCAATCCCGAACTGCCCATAGACATAGAAGCCGACATTGATAATGCCGAACCTGAAAATCTGACATCCTTGAAAGAGCTGGGAATTACCTTAACCGAGGAATACGAAGATAAAATAGATGAATTTGTGAAGCTATTGCTGGCTACGGTTTAA
- a CDS encoding DNA polymerase beta superfamily protein: MTIEQLKAQNLIIFECISGSKAYGTSLPTSDTDIRGVFVLPESDFYGMGYIEQVNDTNNDIVYYELKRFIELLYKNNPNILEMLNAPEDCVLIRHPLFEQIRPELFLSKLCKVTLAGYARAQVQKARGLNKKIVNPVAPERKEIIDFCYVTAGIGSQPAREWLAGKSWVQERCGLVNVPHIKNLYALFYDDTPAASFGFSGIYRNDSSNDVSLSSVPAGMEPATYLSFNKDGYSTYCKDYKDYWEWVENRNQERYANTLQHGKNYDAKNMMHTIRLLEMAEEIAVQKHILVRRPNRDELLKIRGGAYSYEELLALSEQKMERIEQAYEASGLPDHPDYQKINLLLADLRKKFYTRS; this comes from the coding sequence ATGACCATTGAACAACTCAAAGCGCAGAACCTGATTATTTTCGAATGCATTTCTGGTAGTAAAGCCTATGGCACTTCACTACCCACTTCCGATACTGATATCCGGGGTGTATTTGTGCTGCCGGAATCTGATTTTTATGGCATGGGCTATATAGAACAGGTAAATGATACCAACAATGATATTGTATATTATGAGCTGAAGCGGTTTATAGAGTTGCTTTATAAAAATAACCCCAATATTCTGGAAATGCTGAATGCGCCTGAAGATTGTGTGCTCATCCGGCATCCGTTGTTTGAGCAAATCCGCCCGGAGTTGTTTTTGTCTAAGCTATGTAAAGTAACATTAGCAGGATATGCCAGGGCTCAGGTGCAGAAGGCGAGAGGATTGAATAAAAAAATAGTAAATCCGGTGGCTCCCGAACGGAAAGAGATCATAGACTTTTGCTATGTTACGGCAGGAATTGGTTCGCAACCGGCCAGAGAGTGGCTAGCCGGCAAAAGCTGGGTGCAGGAACGGTGCGGACTGGTAAATGTGCCTCACATTAAAAACCTGTATGCCTTATTCTATGACGATACACCTGCTGCCTCGTTTGGTTTTTCAGGCATTTACCGCAATGACTCCTCCAATGATGTATCCCTTAGTAGTGTTCCTGCCGGAATGGAGCCTGCTACCTATCTCTCTTTCAACAAAGATGGCTATTCTACCTATTGCAAAGATTATAAGGACTACTGGGAATGGGTAGAAAACAGAAACCAGGAACGCTATGCCAATACCTTGCAACATGGCAAAAACTACGATGCCAAAAATATGATGCATACCATCCGGCTGCTGGAGATGGCAGAAGAAATTGCGGTACAGAAGCATATCCTGGTGAGGCGGCCTAACCGGGATGAACTCCTTAAGATCAGAGGCGGGGCTTATTCCTATGAAGAACTGCTGGCATTGTCGGAACAAAAGATGGAACGCATTGAACAGGCATATGAGGCTTCCGGTCTGCCGGATCATCCGGATTACCAAAAAATTAACCTGCTTTTAGCAGATCTGCGAAAAAAGTTTTATACTCGGAGCTGA
- a CDS encoding acyl-CoA carboxylase subunit beta has translation MNIEFDKNEDSYKQLLFQLESRLKKVQAGGGAKKIEAHHQKGKLTARERINYLIDKNSYFLEIGAFAGEDMYQEDGGCPSGGVVTGIGYVSGRQCVIVANDATVKAGAWFPITAKKNLRAQEISMENRLPIIYLVDSAGVYLPMQDEIFPDKEHFGRQFRNNALMSSMGIVQVAAIMGSCVAGGAYLPIMSDEAMIVDKTGSIFLAGSYLVKAAIGEEVDNETLGGATMHCEISGVTDNKYDSDEQCLDAIRGIFDKMGQSQLAGFSKVVPLPPKKAAKDIYSIIPADRVKPYNMLEIIERLVDDSQFDQYKAKYGQSLLCGLARIEGWAVGIVANQRKVVKSGKGEMQMGGVIYSDSADKAARFIMNCNQKKIPLLFLQDVTGFMVGSRAEQGGIIKDGAKMVNAMANSVVPKFTIIIGNSYGAGNYAMCGKAYDPRLIFSWPTAQMAVMSGASAAKTLLQIQVSTLKARGETVTPEAEKALLEKITSQYNEQLSPYYAAARLWVDGIIDPIETRKVIAMGIEAANHAPIKKRYNVGVIQT, from the coding sequence ATGAATATAGAATTTGATAAAAACGAGGATTCCTATAAACAACTGCTTTTTCAGCTGGAAAGCAGGCTGAAAAAAGTGCAGGCAGGTGGAGGCGCAAAAAAAATAGAGGCGCATCATCAGAAAGGCAAGCTCACCGCCAGGGAAAGAATCAATTACCTGATTGATAAAAACAGCTATTTTCTGGAAATAGGTGCTTTTGCTGGAGAAGATATGTACCAGGAAGATGGCGGCTGCCCATCGGGAGGAGTAGTAACCGGCATTGGTTATGTATCTGGAAGGCAATGTGTGATTGTGGCCAATGATGCGACTGTAAAAGCAGGTGCCTGGTTTCCGATCACAGCTAAAAAGAACCTGCGGGCACAGGAAATCTCTATGGAAAACCGTTTGCCTATCATTTACCTCGTAGACAGTGCCGGGGTTTACCTTCCTATGCAGGATGAGATTTTCCCGGATAAAGAACATTTTGGCCGCCAGTTCCGCAATAATGCGCTTATGTCGTCGATGGGAATTGTACAGGTAGCAGCAATTATGGGGAGTTGTGTGGCTGGTGGAGCCTATCTGCCGATTATGTCCGATGAAGCGATGATTGTGGACAAAACCGGTTCTATCTTTCTGGCTGGCTCTTATCTGGTAAAAGCGGCTATCGGCGAAGAAGTAGACAATGAAACCCTGGGCGGTGCTACCATGCACTGCGAAATTTCCGGCGTAACGGATAATAAATATGACTCTGATGAACAGTGCCTGGATGCCATTAGGGGAATATTTGATAAGATGGGTCAATCGCAGCTGGCAGGATTCAGCAAAGTGGTTCCTCTTCCTCCTAAAAAAGCGGCCAAAGATATATATAGCATAATTCCCGCCGACCGGGTAAAACCCTATAATATGCTCGAAATTATCGAACGGCTCGTCGATGATTCGCAATTCGACCAGTATAAAGCTAAATATGGGCAATCGCTGCTCTGCGGACTTGCCAGAATAGAAGGCTGGGCAGTAGGCATCGTAGCCAATCAGCGAAAAGTAGTAAAATCAGGCAAAGGTGAAATGCAGATGGGGGGCGTAATCTATTCAGACTCTGCTGATAAAGCTGCCCGTTTTATCATGAACTGCAACCAGAAGAAAATTCCACTGCTTTTTTTACAGGATGTAACCGGGTTTATGGTGGGGAGCCGGGCGGAACAGGGAGGCATTATTAAAGATGGAGCCAAAATGGTGAATGCCATGGCGAATTCGGTGGTTCCCAAGTTCACTATTATTATCGGCAATTCGTATGGAGCCGGAAATTATGCCATGTGCGGCAAAGCTTACGACCCCAGGCTGATTTTTTCCTGGCCTACGGCACAAATGGCTGTGATGAGTGGTGCTTCAGCAGCTAAAACTTTGCTGCAAATTCAGGTGAGTACCTTAAAAGCCAGAGGAGAAACTGTAACGCCGGAAGCCGAAAAAGCCTTGCTCGAAAAAATAACCAGTCAGTACAATGAGCAACTGTCTCCGTATTATGCAGCCGCCAGGTTGTGGGTAGATGGTATTATTGACCCTATAGAAACCCGGAAAGTGATTGCCATGGGCATAGAAGCGGCTAATCATGCACCCATCAAAAAAAGGTACAATGTGGGAGTGATTCAGACATAA
- a CDS encoding SusD/RagB family nutrient-binding outer membrane lipoprotein, whose amino-acid sequence MKRNSIFILALLFMMAAGCTDNFDDINTDPTQASEANWDPNYFLPNAQNGVINQGYNSMLYQSTMMQVLASTYNYYGNGDKYINTQNSASYQAAIFNNTYGVGTTLAEMIKLTEGKERFSNLHQVGRIMQVLNFQKGTDTYGDMPYSEAFKAKQGVSFPKYDTQESIYMSMLTELEQATAALDASKPAITGDLYYAGDIAKWKKFGYSLMLRVAMRLTKVDPTTAKAWTEKAAAGGVFTSIEDNAKFKGDINSAQSSYFGVLQVADDFREVRWSKTIIDALKAANDPRLRAIAEVPQAGLTNNANQTLAGDNTPAVQVGMPNGFDLTGGPFDIRSSAGYPGSTGTGNDIAPLGKYSRPRINTYLKRDGTLLVLTYAETELLLAEAKARGWNVPGTAAEHYKNGVVGAITTLSQLDPSATIPVAEADAFATANPLDESSLDASLKAINTQYWIATGSMFNFLETWFNWKRSGYPQLTPVTYPGNVTGGVIPRRMIYLQTEIINNKANYTEAVTRLTGGDQLVGRVWWDKQL is encoded by the coding sequence ATGAAAAGAAATTCGATATTCATACTTGCTCTGCTATTTATGATGGCGGCAGGATGTACAGATAATTTTGATGACATTAATACCGACCCCACCCAGGCAAGCGAGGCGAACTGGGACCCTAATTACTTTCTGCCCAATGCACAGAACGGGGTAATTAACCAGGGGTATAATAGTATGTTGTACCAGAGTACCATGATGCAGGTACTGGCTTCTACCTATAATTATTATGGAAATGGAGATAAGTATATCAATACGCAGAACTCTGCCAGTTATCAGGCGGCCATCTTTAATAATACCTACGGCGTAGGCACTACACTGGCCGAAATGATTAAGCTTACCGAAGGTAAAGAGCGGTTTTCTAATTTACATCAGGTTGGCAGAATTATGCAGGTATTAAATTTTCAGAAAGGTACAGATACCTATGGAGATATGCCTTACTCTGAAGCTTTCAAAGCCAAACAAGGAGTTTCTTTCCCTAAATATGATACCCAGGAATCTATTTACATGTCTATGCTTACAGAACTTGAGCAGGCAACAGCTGCCCTGGATGCCTCTAAACCGGCTATAACCGGAGATCTGTATTATGCAGGGGACATAGCCAAATGGAAAAAATTCGGTTATTCCCTCATGCTGAGAGTCGCTATGCGTTTAACGAAAGTAGACCCTACTACTGCCAAAGCATGGACAGAAAAAGCCGCTGCCGGAGGCGTATTTACCTCTATTGAAGACAATGCTAAATTTAAAGGCGATATCAATTCAGCGCAGTCCAGTTATTTTGGTGTATTGCAGGTAGCAGATGATTTCCGGGAAGTACGCTGGTCGAAAACGATAATAGATGCCTTAAAAGCAGCGAATGATCCACGTTTAAGGGCAATTGCAGAAGTACCGCAAGCAGGATTAACCAATAATGCCAATCAAACACTGGCCGGTGACAATACTCCTGCTGTCCAAGTAGGTATGCCCAATGGCTTTGATCTCACTGGCGGGCCTTTTGATATCAGGTCTTCAGCCGGATATCCTGGTTCTACAGGTACAGGGAATGACATTGCCCCATTGGGTAAATATTCCAGGCCACGCATTAACACGTATCTGAAAAGGGACGGAACCCTGTTGGTGCTTACCTATGCAGAAACAGAATTACTCCTGGCTGAAGCGAAAGCAAGAGGCTGGAATGTTCCCGGTACGGCTGCTGAGCATTATAAAAATGGAGTAGTAGGTGCTATTACTACCTTATCTCAGTTAGACCCTTCTGCTACCATTCCGGTGGCCGAAGCAGATGCCTTTGCGACTGCTAATCCATTGGATGAATCTTCTTTAGATGCCTCCTTAAAAGCGATCAATACACAATACTGGATTGCTACAGGAAGTATGTTTAACTTTTTAGAAACATGGTTTAACTGGAAAAGATCAGGTTATCCGCAGCTTACTCCGGTTACTTATCCTGGTAATGTTACCGGTGGCGTAATTCCCAGAAGGATGATCTATCTGCAAACGGAAATTATCAATAATAAAGCAAATTATACCGAAGCCGTAACTCGCCTTACAGGTGGAGACCAGCTTGTTGGTAGAGTGTGGTGGGATAAACAATTATAA